From a single Ischnura elegans chromosome 7, ioIscEleg1.1, whole genome shotgun sequence genomic region:
- the LOC124161917 gene encoding Golgi reassembly-stacking protein 2-like yields MLKEALRDAVGTEAKMCVYSSKTQSVREVIMRPGEGWGGQGLLGISIRFCSFEGANENVWHVLEVNPSSPAEEAGLRAFEDYIIGADSVLHKSEDLFSLIEAHEGRALKLYVYNTQEDACREVTITPNSGWGGEGSVGCGIGYGYLHRIPIRNNHDARGKPRVVKAAVTPPTSSPKEQPAQMPAAATPTQAVSPPLAPAASDSIPKVVMAAG; encoded by the exons ATGCTGAAGGAGGCCTTGCGTGATGCAGTGGGGACAGAGGCGAAGATGTGCGTCTACAGCAGCAAGACGCAGAGTGTGCGTGAGGTCATCATGCGGCctggagaggggtgggggggacAGGGGCTGTTGGGCATCTCGATACGCTTCTGCTCTTTCGAGGGAGCCAATGAGAACGTTTGGCACGTGCTG GAGGTGAACCCATCGTCGCCAGCCGAGGAGGCCGGACTTCGAGCTTTCGAGGATTACATTATCGGAGCTGACTCGGTTCTTCACAAGAGTG AGGATTTGTTCTCGCTGATTGAGGCTCACGAGGGGCGTGCGTTGAAGCTGTATGTGTACAACACGCAGGAGGACGCTTGCCGTGAGGTGACAATCACGCCCAACTCGGGATGGGGCggagaggggag TGTTGGCTGCGGTATTGGCTACGGATACCTTCACCGCATCCCGATCCGCAACAACCACGATGCCAGAGGTAAACCGCGTGTCGTCAAGGCAGCTGTCACGCCTCCAACTTCATCCCCCAAAGAACAACCGGCGCAGATGCCAGCTGCAGCGACGCCCACGCAAGCTGTCTCCCCACCATTGGCTCCAGCTGCATCTGATTCCATCCCAAAG